The following proteins are encoded in a genomic region of Alistipes shahii WAL 8301:
- the surE gene encoding 5'/3'-nucleotidase SurE: protein MNERLILVTNDDGYDSKGMEAAIEVARAFGRVVVVAPETTQSGMSQAITMYNPLYLRRIREEEGVAVYAFSGTPVDCVKMAFDYLLRDERVDMVISGVNHGSNSAVNVLYSGTMGAAIEGSFYGCPAVGLSLDDHGADADFAAAVVYGRRIVGDIFAAEVELPLCLNVNVPVGSVGELKGMKLCRQNRGFWREEFYRHEDPRGREYFWLTGEFVNGEPEATDTDEWALANKYVAVVPVQVDLTDYRQLKNLTKVLK, encoded by the coding sequence ATGAATGAAAGACTGATACTCGTAACCAACGACGACGGATACGATTCGAAAGGCATGGAGGCCGCCATAGAGGTCGCCCGGGCCTTCGGCCGCGTGGTGGTCGTGGCTCCCGAGACGACGCAGAGCGGCATGAGCCAAGCCATCACGATGTACAATCCGCTTTACCTGCGCCGCATCCGCGAGGAGGAGGGCGTTGCGGTTTACGCGTTCTCGGGAACGCCGGTCGACTGCGTCAAAATGGCCTTCGACTACCTGCTGCGCGACGAGCGCGTGGACATGGTGATCTCGGGCGTGAACCACGGCTCCAACTCGGCCGTCAACGTCCTCTACTCCGGGACGATGGGCGCCGCCATCGAAGGCAGCTTCTACGGCTGTCCGGCCGTCGGGCTGTCGCTCGACGACCACGGGGCCGACGCCGATTTCGCCGCTGCGGTGGTCTACGGCCGGCGGATCGTCGGCGACATCTTCGCCGCGGAGGTCGAACTGCCGCTGTGCCTGAACGTGAACGTTCCGGTCGGCAGCGTCGGGGAACTCAAGGGAATGAAACTCTGCCGCCAGAACCGCGGTTTCTGGCGCGAAGAGTTCTACCGCCACGAAGACCCCCGGGGCCGGGAGTATTTCTGGCTCACGGGCGAATTCGTCAACGGCGAGCCTGAAGCCACCGACACCGACGAATGGGCGCTGGCCAACAAGTACGTGGCGGTGGTTCCCGTGCAGGTCGATCTGACGGATTACCGCCAGCTGAAGAATCTGACGAAGGTCTTGAAGTGA
- the rplS gene encoding 50S ribosomal protein L19 has translation MNKDAIIKLVNEQMWPKTDADVPSFKAGDTITVSYKIVEGNKERVQSFRGVVIQIKGSGKTKMFTIRKISNGVGVERIFPLYSPHIDKIEVNKIGVVRRARIYYLRDLTGKKARIKEKRMTRTEKK, from the coding sequence ATGAACAAAGACGCAATCATCAAGCTCGTCAACGAGCAGATGTGGCCCAAGACGGACGCCGACGTGCCGTCGTTCAAGGCCGGTGACACGATCACCGTCTCCTACAAGATCGTCGAGGGAAACAAGGAGCGCGTGCAGAGCTTCCGCGGTGTGGTTATCCAGATCAAAGGCTCGGGCAAGACCAAGATGTTCACGATCCGCAAGATTTCGAACGGCGTGGGCGTGGAGCGTATCTTCCCCCTCTACTCGCCTCACATCGACAAGATCGAGGTCAACAAGATCGGTGTCGTACGCCGCGCACGCATCTACTACCTGCGCGACCTGACCGGCAAGAAGGCCCGCATCAAGGAGAAGCGCATGACCCGCACGGAGAAGAAATAA
- a CDS encoding helix-turn-helix transcriptional regulator produces the protein METTLIPKCDGGLRIVGDSMYPLLKSGDIVFYKQVHDIMHSIIWGEMYLISFDIDGDEYVSVKYLQKSDIPDHIVLVSYNEHHKPMEIHINRIRALAFIKASLRLNSLK, from the coding sequence ATGGAGACGACACTGATCCCCAAATGCGACGGAGGACTGCGTATCGTAGGGGATTCGATGTACCCGCTGCTGAAAAGCGGAGACATCGTGTTTTACAAGCAGGTACATGACATCATGCACAGCATTATATGGGGTGAAATGTATCTGATTTCGTTCGACATTGACGGAGACGAGTACGTTTCGGTGAAATACCTGCAAAAATCCGATATACCTGATCACATCGTGCTGGTCAGCTATAACGAGCACCACAAACCGATGGAGATACACATCAACCGCATCCGGGCGCTTGCTTTTATCAAGGCGTCGCTGCGTCTGAACTCGCTCAAATAG
- a CDS encoding HK97 family phage prohead protease has translation MTYTFIISDESVNADGFVIQTKGIRTERFKKDPVMLYMHAREKGVIGRWDNIRTEGSQLIADAVFDENNPLGKEVKERVDGGFLRSASIGLSVLNYERIDGVDTVTDCELTEVSIVDIPSNRNAVKLFDKRGLIVLSLKESADGDKDLRTQLIEVLKLPATATDGVIIETVTALSGNAGPAEPDTEKALRLGYVESSQLMLLKHMARTDKSAFRKFMQDKEQAAAVDIDKELKQAVNLGKFGMPDRVYSSISANSWVSRL, from the coding sequence ATGACATACACATTTATCATCTCCGACGAAAGCGTCAATGCGGACGGCTTTGTTATTCAGACAAAGGGCATCCGCACGGAACGTTTTAAAAAGGATCCCGTGATGCTCTACATGCACGCACGGGAAAAAGGCGTTATAGGCCGCTGGGACAACATCCGGACCGAGGGTTCGCAATTGATTGCCGACGCCGTATTCGACGAAAATAACCCGCTCGGAAAAGAGGTTAAAGAGCGTGTAGACGGCGGCTTTCTGCGCTCGGCGTCTATCGGCCTGTCTGTTCTCAATTACGAGAGGATCGACGGCGTAGACACCGTAACGGACTGCGAACTGACCGAGGTGTCGATCGTCGATATCCCGTCCAATCGGAACGCCGTCAAACTGTTCGACAAAAGGGGGCTTATCGTATTGAGCCTTAAAGAATCGGCAGACGGGGACAAAGACCTGCGTACGCAACTGATCGAGGTGCTGAAACTGCCTGCAACAGCGACGGATGGGGTGATCATAGAAACCGTAACAGCCCTATCCGGTAATGCAGGCCCGGCGGAACCCGACACGGAAAAGGCCCTGCGGCTGGGGTATGTCGAATCGTCGCAGCTCATGCTCCTGAAACACATGGCACGGACCGACAAATCGGCATTCCGCAAGTTCATGCAGGACAAGGAGCAGGCCGCGGCGGTGGATATAGACAAAGAGTTGAAACAAGCCGTCAACCTCGGTAAATTCGGTATGCCTGACCGTGTGTATTCGAGCATATCGGCAAACAGTTGGGTGTCAAGGCTCTGA
- a CDS encoding MFS transporter has product MEQKKNYTLPIVMMFLLFAMISFVTGLSNPLGVIVKNQFAVANWMSQLGNFANFIAYAVMGIPAGMMLKRIGYKKTALAAVAVGFVGVGIQYLSGIAGSFPVYLIGAFVSGFSMCMLNTVVNPMLNTLGGGGKKGNQLIQFGGSLNSISATIVPILVGYLMGNAANATISDAAPALWIAMGIFAVVFFVLAAVRIPEPFAIQDAKSEKKDKHSAMSFRHFVLGTVAIFIYVGVEVGIPNFMNLFLTSTPDAATPGIGMAAAAAGSLVGTYWFLMMCGRLIGGVIGGKVSSKAQLTAVSVVALVFVLLGIFAPIDTMGRMPVFTGTGFAMIEVPIGVMFLTLCGLCTSVMWGGIFNLAVEGLGKYTSMGSGIFMVMVCGGGILPLIQGYVADISNYLSSYWVIIAGLAYMLFYALVGSKNVNKDIPVED; this is encoded by the coding sequence ATGGAACAAAAGAAAAATTACACCTTGCCCATCGTCATGATGTTCTTGCTCTTTGCAATGATCTCCTTCGTGACGGGACTTTCGAATCCGCTGGGCGTCATCGTGAAGAATCAGTTCGCCGTGGCGAACTGGATGTCCCAGCTGGGCAACTTCGCCAACTTCATCGCCTATGCCGTGATGGGCATTCCGGCGGGCATGATGCTCAAGCGCATCGGCTATAAGAAGACGGCGCTTGCCGCCGTGGCCGTCGGTTTCGTCGGCGTGGGCATCCAGTACCTTTCGGGCATTGCGGGCAGCTTCCCGGTCTATCTGATCGGCGCTTTCGTTTCGGGCTTCTCGATGTGTATGCTGAACACGGTCGTGAACCCGATGCTCAACACGCTGGGCGGAGGCGGCAAGAAGGGTAACCAGCTGATCCAGTTCGGCGGCTCGCTCAACTCGATTTCGGCGACCATCGTTCCGATCCTCGTGGGTTACCTGATGGGTAACGCGGCCAATGCGACGATCAGCGACGCGGCTCCCGCGCTGTGGATCGCCATGGGCATCTTCGCCGTGGTGTTCTTCGTGCTGGCGGCGGTCCGCATTCCCGAACCCTTCGCGATCCAGGACGCCAAGAGCGAGAAGAAGGACAAGCACAGCGCCATGTCGTTCCGTCACTTCGTGCTGGGTACGGTGGCCATCTTTATCTATGTAGGTGTCGAGGTGGGCATTCCCAACTTTATGAACCTGTTCCTGACCTCCACGCCCGACGCGGCGACCCCCGGTATCGGAATGGCTGCTGCTGCGGCCGGTTCGCTCGTGGGCACTTACTGGTTCCTAATGATGTGCGGCCGTCTGATCGGCGGCGTCATCGGCGGCAAGGTCTCGAGTAAGGCGCAGCTGACGGCGGTTTCCGTCGTGGCGCTGGTCTTCGTGCTGCTGGGCATCTTCGCTCCGATCGACACGATGGGCCGCATGCCGGTGTTCACGGGTACGGGCTTCGCCATGATCGAGGTTCCTATCGGCGTCATGTTCCTCACGCTGTGCGGTCTCTGCACGTCGGTGATGTGGGGCGGCATCTTCAACCTCGCCGTCGAGGGACTCGGCAAATACACCTCCATGGGTTCGGGTATCTTCATGGTGATGGTTTGCGGCGGCGGTATCCTTCCGCTGATCCAGGGCTATGTGGCCGACATCTCCAACTACCTGTCGAGCTACTGGGTGATCATCGCCGGTCTGGCCTACATGCTCTTCTATGCGCTCGTAGGTTCGAAGAATGTCAACAAGGATATTCCCGTAGAGGATTAA
- a CDS encoding polyprenyl synthetase family protein, whose amino-acid sequence MITLDDIRKPVTAELEALDEFVDRQFTAEGELLSDMLRYALSARGKGIRPMLVMLSAAMNAPVKGAAAGRRACLAAMLVEMIHVASLIHDDVIDEADMRRGKPSANARWQSHKAVILGDYILAKNMNIGLQSGQFDLVTHVCGSMAALCEGEVLQDECAANSTMTRQAYLDIIYKKTASLLGVSASAGALAVGATRDRVATMRRFGEAVGMAFQIQDDILDYTPTAHTGKPANNDLREGKITLPLLSVLDRASDSRRRELLERLSRCHESDEEVEYLRSTVENEGGLSFAAEVMQGYIARAVEMLSDYPDSEYRSALVNLCAYIAERDR is encoded by the coding sequence ATGATTACACTCGATGACATCCGCAAACCCGTGACTGCGGAACTGGAGGCCCTCGACGAATTCGTAGACCGCCAGTTCACGGCCGAGGGGGAGCTGCTCTCCGATATGCTGCGTTACGCCCTTTCGGCGCGCGGCAAAGGCATCCGTCCCATGCTCGTCATGCTTTCGGCGGCGATGAACGCCCCGGTGAAAGGGGCCGCCGCGGGCCGCAGGGCCTGTCTGGCCGCCATGCTGGTCGAAATGATCCACGTCGCGTCGCTGATCCACGACGACGTGATCGACGAGGCCGACATGCGCCGCGGCAAACCCTCGGCCAACGCCCGCTGGCAGTCGCACAAAGCCGTGATCCTGGGTGATTACATCCTTGCCAAAAACATGAACATAGGCTTGCAGAGCGGGCAGTTCGACCTCGTTACGCACGTCTGCGGGTCGATGGCCGCGCTGTGCGAGGGCGAGGTCCTGCAGGACGAGTGCGCCGCCAACAGCACGATGACCCGCCAGGCCTATCTTGACATCATCTATAAGAAAACCGCGAGCCTTCTGGGCGTCAGCGCGTCGGCCGGGGCGCTGGCCGTGGGCGCCACGCGCGACCGGGTGGCCACGATGCGGCGTTTCGGCGAAGCCGTGGGCATGGCCTTCCAGATTCAGGACGACATTCTCGACTATACCCCGACGGCCCACACGGGCAAACCCGCCAACAACGACCTGCGCGAAGGGAAAATCACCCTGCCGCTGCTGTCTGTGCTCGACCGCGCTTCGGATTCCCGCCGCAGGGAGCTGCTCGAACGGCTCTCCCGCTGTCACGAGAGCGACGAGGAGGTCGAGTACCTGCGCTCCACGGTCGAGAACGAGGGCGGCCTCTCTTTCGCCGCCGAGGTGATGCAGGGCTACATCGCCCGCGCCGTGGAGATGCTCTCCGACTATCCCGATTCCGAATACCGTTCGGCGCTGGTCAACCTCTGCGCCTACATCGCCGAACGGGACCGATGA
- a CDS encoding YfhO family protein, giving the protein MDFSNTIRSKLLPALAAFALFFVVSAAYFAPQFRGEALPQHDVIQYEGMAKDISDMRAATGEDPQWTGGMFGGMPAYLINVAYPAQLVKRTVGQVVKIIDTPAGFLFFAMVSMWLMLLIVGINPWVGIVAALAYGLSTYFLLIIGAGHVTKMWALVYAPLMMGGAWMTLRGNVWCGAALTGLAASLEIGANHPQITYYFLVAMAAFWISEGILSFREGRLRDFSLRTAALVAAGILAVGSNFSPLWYTARHSKETIRGGSELAATAETSKNGLALDYATAWSYGKAETLNLLVPDFMGRESGTTFPADGQTAAVLNDYGLRGAAQQLSAYWGTQPYTGGPTYLGAAAVFLAALGIALARGRNKWWIIAACVVMILLAWGRNLMGFTEFAFKYLPGYNKFRTVSMTLVVVQWAVPLLGALALMRLWKGEIPRERLLRALAWAAGITGGACLLLAVAGGSLFDFGRAESADYMTDTFRHIFESNNMRSYIDRGMDIEWAEATADAMAADRAAMMRADAWRSLVMILLAAGGVALFALRRINRYVLTGLLAGVMLLDLVPVDLRFLSSENFVSPRRNQVTASAADKAIMQDKDPGYRVLNLTVSPFNDATTSYFHRSVGGYHGAKLARYQDLIDRYLSNADDGVLDMLNTRYLIVPGKEGQPEAQCRTTAFGAAWFVDSVIYAPSAQAEIDLLGKTDLRTTAVVSGQNPAKSASRPMPLGIYASARIELTEYRPNYLKYEYTLPEEAVAVFSEIFYDQGWKAYVDGEESPYFRADYVLRAMTLPAGTHTVEWRFRAPGWTAVEGVTLAASLAILLGAVAALAYCFRKRTEKEK; this is encoded by the coding sequence ATGGATTTTTCGAACACTATAAGATCAAAACTGCTGCCGGCCCTGGCGGCCTTCGCACTCTTTTTCGTGGTGAGCGCCGCCTATTTCGCCCCGCAGTTCCGGGGCGAAGCGCTGCCCCAGCACGACGTCATCCAATACGAAGGCATGGCCAAGGATATCAGCGACATGCGCGCCGCGACGGGCGAAGACCCGCAGTGGACGGGCGGCATGTTCGGCGGCATGCCGGCCTACCTGATCAACGTGGCCTATCCGGCCCAGCTGGTGAAGCGGACCGTCGGACAGGTCGTGAAGATCATCGACACGCCCGCCGGATTCCTGTTTTTCGCCATGGTCTCGATGTGGCTCATGCTGCTGATCGTCGGGATCAACCCGTGGGTGGGCATCGTCGCGGCGCTGGCCTACGGGCTTTCGACCTACTTCCTGCTGATCATCGGCGCGGGGCACGTCACGAAAATGTGGGCGCTGGTCTACGCCCCGCTGATGATGGGCGGCGCGTGGATGACCCTGCGGGGCAACGTCTGGTGCGGCGCGGCGCTCACGGGGCTTGCGGCGTCGCTCGAAATCGGCGCCAACCACCCGCAGATCACCTATTATTTCCTCGTGGCGATGGCCGCATTCTGGATCAGCGAAGGAATCCTTTCTTTTAGGGAGGGACGTCTGCGCGATTTTTCCCTGCGCACCGCGGCGCTCGTCGCGGCGGGCATCCTGGCCGTAGGATCGAATTTCTCGCCCCTGTGGTACACGGCCCGCCACTCGAAGGAGACCATCCGCGGCGGATCGGAGCTTGCCGCGACGGCCGAAACCTCGAAAAACGGCCTCGCACTCGACTATGCGACGGCGTGGAGCTACGGCAAGGCCGAAACCCTCAACCTGCTCGTACCCGACTTCATGGGCCGCGAATCGGGCACGACCTTCCCGGCCGACGGACAGACGGCGGCCGTGCTGAACGACTACGGTCTGCGCGGCGCGGCGCAGCAGCTCTCGGCCTACTGGGGCACGCAGCCCTACACGGGCGGCCCGACCTATCTGGGCGCCGCGGCGGTGTTCCTCGCCGCGCTGGGCATCGCGCTGGCCCGGGGGCGCAACAAATGGTGGATCATCGCCGCATGCGTCGTGATGATTCTGCTGGCCTGGGGCCGCAACCTGATGGGGTTCACCGAATTCGCGTTCAAATACCTGCCCGGATACAATAAATTCCGCACCGTCTCGATGACGCTCGTCGTCGTGCAATGGGCCGTGCCGCTGCTGGGGGCGCTGGCCCTGATGCGGCTCTGGAAGGGGGAGATTCCCCGCGAACGGCTGCTGCGCGCGCTGGCATGGGCTGCGGGAATCACCGGGGGAGCGTGTCTGCTGCTGGCCGTCGCCGGAGGATCGCTCTTCGACTTCGGACGCGCCGAAAGCGCGGACTATATGACCGATACGTTCCGTCACATCTTCGAAAGCAACAACATGCGGTCGTACATCGACCGCGGAATGGACATCGAATGGGCCGAAGCGACGGCCGACGCGATGGCCGCCGACCGCGCGGCGATGATGCGGGCCGACGCATGGCGTTCGCTCGTGATGATCCTGCTGGCGGCGGGCGGCGTGGCGCTGTTCGCCCTGCGCCGGATCAACCGATACGTACTGACGGGCCTGCTCGCGGGCGTGATGCTGCTGGACCTCGTGCCGGTCGACCTGCGGTTCCTCTCGTCGGAGAATTTCGTCTCGCCGCGCCGCAACCAGGTGACGGCCTCGGCGGCCGACAAGGCGATCATGCAGGACAAGGACCCGGGCTACCGGGTGCTGAACCTCACGGTCAGCCCCTTCAACGACGCCACGACCTCCTATTTCCACCGCTCGGTGGGCGGTTACCACGGGGCGAAGCTGGCCCGCTACCAGGATCTGATCGACCGTTACCTTTCCAACGCCGACGACGGAGTGCTCGACATGCTCAACACGCGCTACCTGATCGTTCCGGGCAAGGAGGGGCAGCCCGAAGCGCAGTGCCGCACGACGGCCTTCGGAGCGGCGTGGTTCGTCGACAGCGTCATCTACGCCCCCTCGGCGCAGGCGGAAATCGACCTGCTGGGCAAGACGGACCTCCGCACGACAGCGGTGGTGTCGGGGCAGAATCCGGCGAAGAGCGCATCGCGGCCCATGCCCCTCGGCATCTACGCCTCCGCCCGGATCGAGCTCACGGAGTACCGCCCGAACTACCTCAAATACGAATACACGCTCCCCGAAGAGGCGGTGGCGGTGTTCTCGGAGATTTTTTACGACCAGGGCTGGAAGGCCTATGTCGACGGCGAGGAAAGCCCCTACTTCCGGGCCGACTACGTCCTGCGGGCGATGACGCTGCCCGCCGGCACGCACACCGTCGAATGGCGGTTCCGCGCACCGGGCTGGACGGCCGTCGAAGGCGTGACGCTCGCGGCGTCGCTCGCGATCCTGCTGGGAGCCGTCGCGGCGCTGGCCTATTGTTTTAGAAAAAGAACGGAAAAAGAGAAATAA
- a CDS encoding cell division protein FtsX: MKDDKRLKRKVRNSYIVSTVSITLVLFLLGSVGYLMVAALKVADTLQESIAVTVELKNGLSEAQKETISKRLTAEEMVATIAYSAKEEKAEEEEFRKMFGSSFEEILPENPLLDSFELTLTSASSDKELLDSFIAAAGRIEGVDRVSYPALMAERLHATVNKIRLVLLLFGGALLVISLILLSNTIRLAIFSKRYLINTMKLVGATKWFIMRPFLGSSLTQGILAGTAASALFGLAVYGLNEAVPELMTIAEAGKIAIILGSMIAGGIIISGLFTFAALNKFINMKSNKIYLY; encoded by the coding sequence ATGAAAGACGATAAAAGACTGAAGCGAAAGGTCCGCAACTCCTACATCGTGTCGACGGTGAGCATCACGCTCGTGCTGTTCCTGCTGGGATCGGTGGGTTACCTGATGGTCGCGGCGCTGAAGGTCGCCGACACGCTCCAGGAGAGCATCGCCGTCACCGTGGAGTTGAAGAACGGGCTTTCGGAGGCGCAGAAAGAGACCATCAGCAAACGCCTGACCGCCGAGGAGATGGTCGCGACGATCGCCTACTCCGCCAAGGAGGAGAAAGCCGAGGAGGAGGAGTTCCGCAAGATGTTCGGCAGTTCGTTCGAGGAGATCCTGCCGGAGAACCCGCTGCTGGATTCGTTCGAACTCACGCTCACGTCGGCATCCTCCGACAAGGAGCTGCTCGACTCGTTCATCGCCGCCGCCGGACGCATCGAAGGCGTCGACCGCGTGTCGTACCCGGCGCTGATGGCCGAGCGGCTGCACGCCACGGTGAACAAGATACGCCTCGTGCTGCTGCTCTTCGGCGGCGCGCTGCTGGTCATTTCGCTGATCCTGCTGAGCAACACCATCCGGCTGGCGATCTTTTCGAAACGCTACCTGATCAACACGATGAAGCTGGTCGGGGCCACCAAGTGGTTCATCATGCGGCCCTTTCTCGGAAGCAGCCTCACGCAGGGAATCCTGGCCGGCACGGCCGCCTCGGCCTTGTTCGGTCTGGCCGTCTACGGACTGAACGAGGCGGTTCCCGAACTGATGACCATTGCCGAAGCCGGCAAAATCGCCATCATCCTCGGCTCGATGATTGCGGGCGGCATCATCATCTCGGGGCTTTTCACCTTTGCGGCCCTCAACAAATTCATCAACATGAAGTCGAACAAGATATACCTTTATTAA
- a CDS encoding DUF3098 domain-containing protein: MKNEQKNAQDPVPENPRMPLTRRNYVLLAIGFAVILLGFVLMAGGGSDSPDEFNYAMFSWRRITLAPILVIGGFVIEIYAIMRRYK; the protein is encoded by the coding sequence ATGAAAAACGAACAGAAGAACGCGCAGGACCCCGTACCGGAAAATCCCCGCATGCCCCTTACGCGGCGCAACTACGTCCTGCTGGCGATCGGTTTCGCGGTCATCCTCCTAGGCTTCGTCCTGATGGCCGGCGGAGGCAGCGACTCGCCCGACGAATTCAACTACGCGATGTTCTCGTGGAGGCGCATCACGCTGGCCCCGATCCTCGTGATCGGCGGCTTCGTCATCGAGATCTATGCGATCATGCGACGTTACAAGTAA
- a CDS encoding undecaprenyl-diphosphate phosphatase — protein MDTLQAILLGIVQGITEFLPVSSSGHLQIAKEVLGVQLEENLTFDVALHAATVLSTIVVLWSEVWRLLKGLFSRRFNEEQAYVLKLVLSMIPIGIVGFLLKDRINDLLNAPYILAVVGAMLLVTAALLAFAYYAKPRQKETISYRDALIIGLAQACAAMPGLSRSGSTIATGLLLGNKKAAVAQFSFLMVLAPILGETLLQATSGDLTAGIAAGPLIAGFLASFITGCLACKFMIEVVKRGKLIWFAVYCTVAGLVSITSYFC, from the coding sequence ATGGACACACTGCAAGCTATCCTGCTCGGCATCGTGCAGGGCATCACCGAATTCCTGCCCGTTTCAAGCAGCGGTCATCTCCAGATCGCCAAGGAGGTGCTGGGCGTACAACTCGAAGAAAACCTCACGTTCGACGTGGCGCTCCACGCCGCCACGGTGTTGAGCACGATCGTCGTGCTGTGGAGCGAAGTCTGGCGCCTCCTGAAAGGACTGTTCTCGCGCCGGTTCAACGAAGAGCAGGCCTACGTACTGAAACTCGTCCTCTCGATGATCCCCATCGGCATCGTCGGGTTCCTGCTCAAGGACCGGATCAACGACCTGCTCAACGCACCCTACATCCTCGCCGTCGTGGGCGCGATGCTCCTCGTGACGGCCGCGCTGCTGGCCTTCGCCTACTACGCCAAGCCGCGGCAGAAGGAGACGATCTCCTACCGCGACGCCCTGATCATCGGACTGGCACAGGCATGCGCCGCCATGCCGGGACTTTCGCGGTCGGGTTCGACCATCGCCACAGGCCTGCTGCTGGGCAACAAGAAAGCCGCCGTGGCGCAGTTCTCGTTCCTGATGGTGCTGGCTCCGATCCTGGGCGAGACCCTGCTCCAGGCGACAAGCGGCGATCTGACCGCCGGTATCGCCGCAGGGCCGCTCATCGCCGGATTCCTCGCATCGTTCATCACGGGATGTCTGGCCTGCAAATTCATGATCGAGGTCGTGAAGCGGGGCAAACTCATCTGGTTCGCCGTCTACTGCACCGTTGCGGGACTGGTGTCGATCACAAGCTATTTCTGCTGA
- the truB gene encoding tRNA pseudouridine(55) synthase TruB: protein MKEALDLRGINFEDGYIAVVDKPLRWTSTDVVRKIKFALRRLGYRKIKVGHAGTLDPLATGILLVCIGRATKLVDALQAEEKEYVADVMLGATTPSHDLEHEIDRTYPWEHITREAVAEALASLTGERLQTPPVYSAKKIDGTRAYELARAGEEVAVRQALINIYEMEIVEYDLPRVRIRVRCSKGTYIRSLAHEIGQALRSGAHLTSLRRTRSGGFTLEKSYELDEFLENLQKLETK, encoded by the coding sequence ATGAAAGAAGCACTGGACCTCCGCGGCATCAATTTCGAGGACGGATACATCGCCGTCGTGGACAAGCCCCTGCGCTGGACCTCGACCGACGTGGTGCGCAAAATCAAATTCGCGCTCCGCAGGCTGGGTTACCGCAAAATCAAGGTCGGACACGCCGGGACGCTCGACCCGCTGGCCACGGGCATCCTGCTGGTCTGCATCGGCCGCGCCACCAAACTCGTCGACGCCCTGCAAGCCGAGGAGAAGGAGTATGTGGCCGACGTGATGCTGGGCGCCACGACCCCGAGCCACGATCTGGAACACGAGATAGACCGGACCTACCCGTGGGAGCACATCACGCGGGAAGCGGTCGCCGAAGCCCTCGCCTCGCTCACCGGCGAGCGGCTCCAAACCCCGCCCGTCTACTCGGCCAAGAAGATCGACGGCACACGGGCCTACGAACTGGCCCGCGCCGGCGAGGAGGTCGCCGTACGCCAGGCGCTGATCAACATTTACGAAATGGAGATCGTGGAATACGACCTGCCGCGGGTGCGTATCCGCGTGCGTTGCAGCAAGGGAACCTACATCCGCTCGCTGGCCCACGAGATCGGACAGGCGCTCCGCAGCGGGGCGCACCTCACCTCGCTGCGCCGCACGCGCAGCGGCGGCTTCACGCTCGAAAAATCCTATGAGCTGGACGAATTTCTTGAAAATCTGCAAAAACTTGAAACAAAATAG